One Triticum dicoccoides isolate Atlit2015 ecotype Zavitan chromosome 5B, WEW_v2.0, whole genome shotgun sequence genomic window carries:
- the LOC119308108 gene encoding elicitor-responsive protein 1-like isoform X1, with protein MMKGAARLWRLVLEVHLVDSKGLFGSDFLGKIDPYVIVQYRSQERKSSTSRGWCLRSTSRDEGRNPSWNEVFRFQINSSAANGQHKLFLRIMDHDNFSSDDFLGQATINVSDLITLGMESGSSQQNPATGHRPEAGVVVELGGVVLRLRRHLLPIPRPWRCSSQDRGVSEQWLPPDPRGGHCGPLRDKAAGSLLPDWSGFR; from the exons aTGATGAAGGGCGCCGCTCGGCTATGGAGACTGGTTCTTGAGGTGCATCTGGTGGACTCCAAGGGCCTCTTCGGCAGCGATTTCCTAG GGAAGATAGACCCGTATGTGATCGTGCAGTACCGGAGCCAGGAGCGCAAGAGCAGCACCTCCCGAGGTTGGTGCCTCCGCAGCACCTCCCGAG ATGAGGGGAGGAACCCGAGCTGGAATGAGGTGTTCCGGTTCCAGATCAACTCCTCCGCCGCCAACGGGCAGCACAAGCTCTTCCTCCGGATCATGGACCACGACAACTtctccagcgacgacttcctcggcCAGGCAAC GATCAATGTGTCTGATCTGATCACCCTTGGCATGGAGAGCGGCTCGTCGCAGCAGAACCCGGCCACCGGCCACCGCCCGGAAGCTGGTGTCGTGGTCGAGCTGGGCGGAGTGGTGCTTCGTCTGCGACGCCATCTTCTCCCCATACCCCGACCCTGGCGCTGCTCTTCGCAGG ACCGCGGCGTGTCGGAGCAGTGGCTGCCTCCCGATCCCCGTGGAGGTCACTGCGGCCCTCTTCGAGATAAGGCTGCGGGATCCCTTCTTCCG GACTGGAGTGGCTTCAGATGA
- the LOC119308108 gene encoding elicitor-responsive protein 1-like isoform X2: protein MMKGAARLWRLVLEVHLVDSKGLFGSDFLGKIDPYVIVQYRSQERKSSTSRDEGRNPSWNEVFRFQINSSAANGQHKLFLRIMDHDNFSSDDFLGQATINVSDLITLGMESGSSQQNPATGHRPEAGVVVELGGVVLRLRRHLLPIPRPWRCSSQDRGVSEQWLPPDPRGGHCGPLRDKAAGSLLPDWSGFR, encoded by the exons aTGATGAAGGGCGCCGCTCGGCTATGGAGACTGGTTCTTGAGGTGCATCTGGTGGACTCCAAGGGCCTCTTCGGCAGCGATTTCCTAG GGAAGATAGACCCGTATGTGATCGTGCAGTACCGGAGCCAGGAGCGCAAGAGCAGCACCTCCCGAG ATGAGGGGAGGAACCCGAGCTGGAATGAGGTGTTCCGGTTCCAGATCAACTCCTCCGCCGCCAACGGGCAGCACAAGCTCTTCCTCCGGATCATGGACCACGACAACTtctccagcgacgacttcctcggcCAGGCAAC GATCAATGTGTCTGATCTGATCACCCTTGGCATGGAGAGCGGCTCGTCGCAGCAGAACCCGGCCACCGGCCACCGCCCGGAAGCTGGTGTCGTGGTCGAGCTGGGCGGAGTGGTGCTTCGTCTGCGACGCCATCTTCTCCCCATACCCCGACCCTGGCGCTGCTCTTCGCAGG ACCGCGGCGTGTCGGAGCAGTGGCTGCCTCCCGATCCCCGTGGAGGTCACTGCGGCCCTCTTCGAGATAAGGCTGCGGGATCCCTTCTTCCG GACTGGAGTGGCTTCAGATGA
- the LOC119308108 gene encoding elicitor-responsive protein 1-like isoform X3 produces the protein MMKGAARLWRLVLEVHLVDSKGLFGSDFLGKIDPYVIVQYRSQERKSSTSRGWCLRSTSRDEGRNPSWNEVFRFQINSSAANGQHKLFLRIMDHDNFSSDDFLGQATINVSDLITLGMESGSSQQNPATGHRPEAGVVVELGGVVLRLRRHLLPIPRPWRCSSQGRPRRVGAVAASRSPWRSLRPSSR, from the exons aTGATGAAGGGCGCCGCTCGGCTATGGAGACTGGTTCTTGAGGTGCATCTGGTGGACTCCAAGGGCCTCTTCGGCAGCGATTTCCTAG GGAAGATAGACCCGTATGTGATCGTGCAGTACCGGAGCCAGGAGCGCAAGAGCAGCACCTCCCGAGGTTGGTGCCTCCGCAGCACCTCCCGAG ATGAGGGGAGGAACCCGAGCTGGAATGAGGTGTTCCGGTTCCAGATCAACTCCTCCGCCGCCAACGGGCAGCACAAGCTCTTCCTCCGGATCATGGACCACGACAACTtctccagcgacgacttcctcggcCAGGCAAC GATCAATGTGTCTGATCTGATCACCCTTGGCATGGAGAGCGGCTCGTCGCAGCAGAACCCGGCCACCGGCCACCGCCCGGAAGCTGGTGTCGTGGTCGAGCTGGGCGGAGTGGTGCTTCGTCTGCGACGCCATCTTCTCCCCATACCCCGACCCTGGCGCTGCTCTTCGCAGGGTAG ACCGCGGCGTGTCGGAGCAGTGGCTGCCTCCCGATCCCCGTGGAGGTCACTGCGGCCCTCTTCGAGATAA
- the LOC119308110 gene encoding CBS domain-containing protein CBSCBSPB3-like, translating to MSSTAAAAPPARRTRSRPPSASSRRSDDPSSAVNANANGNGKTSPKLASPKHLPGERTVKKLRLSKALTIPEGTTVYDASRRMAARRVDAVLLTDAQGLLSGIVTDKDISTRVIAEGLRVEQTIMSKIMTRNPTYVTADSLAIEALQKMVQGKFRHLPVVENGEVMAMLDIAKCLYDAIARLEKAAEQGSAIAAAVEGVERQLGGNFTAPYAFIETLRERMFKPSLSTIVTEGTKVAIVSPSDPVYVATQKMREFRVNSVIVTTGNTVQGIFTSKDVLMRVVSQNLSPELTLVEKVMTANPDCATLDTTILDALHIMHDGKFLHIPVLDREGQIAACLDVLQLTHAAIQLVEGGNGTANDMANSVMQRFWDSALALEPPDDELDSRSEASLLMASEAGDGRSSIYPPIIGNSFPFKLQDRKGRVHRFTCGSESLNELVSSVRQRLRIIDEKDIIQILYEDDEGDRVMLTTDTDLAGAVLHAKSSGLKVLKLHIVDESNPNTEVVKPLQELAPRSRNGVSSVKIGLMAGAVALSGAAVMVYLKRSRV from the exons ATGAGCTCCACGGCTGCTGCGGCGCCACCAGCCAGGCGCACGCGCAGCCGCCCGCCGTCTGCCTCGTCCCGCAGGTCCGATGACCCCTCCTCCGCCGTCAACGCCAACGCCAACGGAAATGGGAAGACCTCCCCGAAGCTCGCCTCTCCCAAACATCTTCC GGGGGAGAGGACGGTGAAGAAGCTAAGGCTGTCCAAGGCGCTGACGATACCTGAGGGCACGACGGTCTACGACGCGTCCCGGCGAATGGCGGCGAGGCGGGTCGACGCGGTGCTGCTCACCGATGCCCAAGGCCTCCTATCTGGCATAGTCACCGATAAG GATATATCCACACGAGTGATTGCAGAGGGGCTGCGGGTGGAGCAAACCATCATGTCCAAGATCATGACCCGAAATCCTACTTATGTCACTGCTGACTCACTTGCTATTGAGGCATTGCAAAAGATGGTTCAAG GTAAATTTAGACACCTCCCAGTTGTGGAAAATGGTGAGGTTATGGCTATGCTAGACATTGCAAAATGCCTTTATGATGCTATAGCAAGATTGGAAAAGGCAGCTGAACAAGGGAGTGCGATAGCAGCTGCAGTAGAGGGGGTTGAGCGTCAATTGGGAGGCAACTTTACAG CTCCTTATGCTTTCATAGAAACTCTAAGAGAGCGGATGTTCAAACCTTCTCTGTCAACCATTGTCACGGAGGGCACAAA GGTAGCAATTGTTTCCCCTTCAGATCCTGTGTATGTGGCGACACAGAAAATGCGTGAGTTTCGAGTTAATTCAGTGATTGTCACTACAGGGAATACAGTGCAGGGGATCTTTAC CTCAAAAGATGTTCTTATGCGTGTTGTGTCACAGAATCTTTCCCCAGAATTGACCTTAGTAGAAAAG GTGATGACTGCAAACCCTGATTGTGCTACGTTAGACACGACAATTCTTGATGCGCTACATATAATGCATGATGGCAAATTCTTGCACATTCCTGTTCTGGACAGAG AGGGCCAAATTGCTGCTTGCCTCGATGTCCTGCAACTTACCCATGCAGCCATTCAATTG GTTGAAGGGGGCAATGGGACTGCTAATGACATGGCAAACTCAGTAATGCAGAGGTTCTGGGACTCTGCGCTTGCTTTAGAACCTCCAGATGACGAACTTGATAGCCGTAG CGAAGCATCCTTACTTATGGCTTCAGAAGCTGGGGATGGGCGGAGTAGTATATATCCCCCTATCATTGGTAATTCGTTTCCCTTTAAGCTTCAAGACCGGAAGGGACGTGTGCATAGATTCACTTGTG GCTCAGAGAGCTTAAACGAGCTTGTGTCCTCTGTAAGGCAAAGATTGAGAATCATTGATGAAAAGGACATCATTCAAATCTTG TACGAAGATGATGAGGGTGACCGGGTGATGCTGACAACGGATACTGATCTTGCTGGCGCCGTGCTCCATGCCAAATCATCCGGTTTGAAG GTTCTCAAGTTGCATATCGTGGACGAGTCTAATCCAAACACAGAGGTGGTAAAACCATTACAGGAGCTAGCACCTCGCAGCAGGAATGGTGTGTCTTCTGTTAAAATTGGGCTCATGGCTGGTGCTGTTGCTCTCAGTGGCGCGGCAGTCATGGTGTACTTGAAACGATCCAGGGTGTGA